In the genome of Magnolia sinica isolate HGM2019 chromosome 2, MsV1, whole genome shotgun sequence, one region contains:
- the LOC131237694 gene encoding UDP-glycosyltransferase 91A1-like, protein MEEQRKLHIVMVPWLAFGHMIPYLELAKCLAQMGHRVSFLSTPRNIDRLPSIPHDLRPRINLVKLTPPPVVGLPEDAQSTVDVPLDHINYLLELLDGLEGPLSSFLDGDSSPDWMIYDVFFYWAPRVAARYGIPTVFFGPFSAMTLSIMGPPSLMMDSQPTTPEQLLVPPPWVPFPTNVTYRYYEAVRIANGRSRRASGSGLTARHRTGITFQGCHVVAIRSCLEFEPEWIPLLGELYEKPVFPVGLLSPSIPEIDDMGHDTWVNQEWLDTQKHESTVYVAFGSELRFSKEQMHELAIGLELSELPFFWAYRGDPSLLPPGFEERTKARGIVRLGWAPQARLLAHTSIGCFLVHGGWGSSIEGLAFGKPLVMLPFIGDQGLITCVMKEKKVGVEVARNDRDGSFTREAVTESLKLMMGDEGGPIRSNAKELMKIFADKERHDQYIKDFADYLIEHRRRDGVPTPSA, encoded by the coding sequence ATGGAAGAACAAAGGAAGCTCCACATTGTTATGGTGCCGTGGCTAGCTTTTGGACACATGATCCCCTATCTAGAGCTGGCCAAGTGCTtagctcaaatgggccaccgtGTCTCCTTCCTCTCCACCCCCAGGAACATCGACAGACTGCCAAGTATCCCTCATGATCTACGTCCCCGTATAAATTTAGTGAAGCTTACCCCACCTCCTGTCGTTGGCCTACCTGAGGATGCTCAATCCACCGTCGATGTCCCACTCGATCACATTAACTACTTACTTGAGCTGTTGGATGGACTGGAGGGACCCTTATCGTCGTTCCTCGATGGCGATTCATCGCCCGATTGGATGATCTACGACGTGTTCTTTTACTGGGCCCCACGTGTCGCGGCTAGGTATGGAATACCCACCGTCTTCTTTGGACCGTTCAGCGCTATGACCCTCTCCATCATGGGGCCACCATCGCTGATGATGGATTCTCAGCCAACGACGCCCGAGCAATTACTCGTGCCACCTCCGTGGGTCCCGTTCCCTACCAATGTGACTTACCGATACTATGAGGCCGTACGAATCGCGAATGGCAGAAGTAGGCGTGCATCGGGTTCGGGTCTGACCGCTAGACACAGGACGGGGATCACGTTCCAAGGATGCCATGTCGTGGCTATACGGAGCTGCCTGGAATTCGAACCTGAGTGGATCCCACTCCTTGGAGAGCTATACGAGAAGCCCGTTTTCCCGGTGGGTTTGCTTTCACCGTCCATACCTGAAATCGACGACATGGGACATGACACGTGGGTGAATCAGGAGTGGCTTGACACTCAAAAGCATGAATCTACCGTTTATGTTGCATTTGGGAGCGAGTTGCGATTCAGTAAAGAACAAATGCATGAGTTAGCAATCGGGTTAGAGCTATCCGAATTGCCCTTCTTTTGGGCATATAGGGGGGACCCATCTCTACTCCCACCGGGTTTCGAGGAGCGGACCAAGGCCCGTGGAATCGTCCGCTTGGGCTGGGCCCCACAGGCTAGGTTACTGGCACACACGTCGATCGGGTGTTTCCTGGTGCACGGTGGATGGGGTTCGTCCATCGAGGGTCTTGCTTTTGGCAAGCCGCTCGTCATGTTGCCCTTTATAGGTGATCAAGGGCTTATCACGTGTGTAATGAAAGAAAAGAAGGTTGGAGTTGAGGTGGCCAGGAACGATAGGGACGGATCTTTCACACGAGAGGCAGTCACTGAGTCTTTGAAGCTGATGATGGGGGATGAAGGTGGGCCAATCAGATCCAACGCTAAGGAGTTGATGAAGATCTTTGCTGACAAGGAACGACACGATCAGTACATCAAGGACTTCGCGGATTACCTCATCGAGCATAGACGCCGAGACGGCGTCCCAACTCCCTCGGCTTAA